Within the Opisthocomus hoazin isolate bOpiHoa1 unplaced genomic scaffold, bOpiHoa1.hap1 HAP1_SCAFFOLD_339, whole genome shotgun sequence genome, the region TGTCTTCAGCCTGTGCCTTCAAGATGGAAGCCTTTTGGCCAGGAGGGTCCGTGAGGACCATGGCTGTTTCTGGAGTGCCTTGTGCTgtgtggaaggggaagggaaggatggAAAGCCGCACGCTCGGCTCCTCCTCACTCATAGctcaggagaatcacagaatggttggggttggaagggacctctgtgggtcacccagtccaacccccctgccaaagcagggtcacccagagcaggctgcacaggaccttgttcaggtgggtcttgaatatctccagagaaggagactccacagcctccctgggtagcctgggccagggctccgtcaccctcagagggaagaagttcttcctcatgttcagatggaacttcctagaGAGAGAGTGGACACAAGGGCTGAGGTGCTGCATCTCAGGGACTCGGTAACCACAGTCTGCTAGACATCAGAGCTTTGGGAGATCAAGGCTGAATTTGTTAGGGCATGGTCAGAACTGTGAAATGTGACGCCAAAGGTACCCCATTGTCAGTGTTCTTACAATAGGTATAATTCGGGTGTTAGGGAAAGCAGAAACTCGGATCTCCATCTCTGAGTCCTCGCTGGAGACACACAGTAGAGATGCAGGAGCCTCCAGGCACGATTCACTTTAAAAACCACGCGAAGGATGCAATTAATTATTTAGCTGACTACAGAGGCAGACGGGCATTGTGTGCCAGCCGCTCCTCGTCCTTACTCAGTGTCTGCGCAGCCACCTTCAGAAGACCTTGGGAGCACGTTAGCAAGAGAGCTGCTCGCAGACGCCCGGCGTCCCCGCTGCCGGTGTTCGTGCCGCGGTGGCTGCCAGGGAGGCAGCGGGCAGACAGTGGACATTGCTCCAGCCTCACGGCTGAGCGCTTGGCCCCAGGCTTTCAGGTCATGCCGGAACGAGCTGGGAGCGTTAAGCTCCCAAGGCTCCAGAGAGTGGGGAAACGAAGGCGCCTGCATACACGCATCTCAGCTGGGAACCTTCAGCTGGCAGCTCTGTGAACCCTCTTTCGGCTCTTTCTTGTGTTTTAAGCTGAGCTGTGTGACTTGGCGTTGTGGGTGGGCAGTCTTACGGCCCGAAAACAGCAGAGAGGGGACTTGAGAGATGTTAGGTGGTGCTTTCTGGACGATTGCTGTGGGTTAAGTGGCGTGTACCGACAACATCAGATGTGCTCTGGCCTTGTGCTCTCAGTGGATCCAGGAGTAGAAGCTCGACTGATAAACTGCAGAGGCACCTAGTGCTCCAGCTTTGGATTCTGAAAGTGTCTCAAATCGTTAAAACTAAATGGAGGATCCCTAAGAAGGATTTTTGTCCACATAACTTGAAACACTGTGGCACCTCCTTCTGCCATTCCAGTTTCGAGaaaggagttttttttctttgagaaaaatcTCTACAAAAACCCCCAGTAAGAAAAGACCTGAAATGCTTCGTGCGCTGGCGCTGGGGAGATTTGCTGGAGGACGCAGTCAGGCTGTGGGCGCTGCCCTGACCTGGGAAGCTCACTGCGAGCTCAGCTGGGGTTCTGGTTCGGCCGCTGGCACCTGCTATGCTCTCTGCTTGCTGATGAGTTCGTGCTTGTCGATGCTGGCCATGTTTCCTTGTGTTCGCTGGCACGTCGCTGCCTCAGGGCCGTCCCCTGCCCGGCGTTGGTTGCAGTGCCGAGAAGTTTGTGCTGCCAAGAAGTTTGTGCTACCAAGAAGTTTTCTGAATTCAACGTGACTCTCCAGCAATGTTTGCAGTGTGGCATTGCGCAGGCTACCTCTGATTTCAAGTGGCCTACACAACTACGCTCCTTTTCCCCACGCTTCACGCCAGGCCAGAGCAGCCTGCTGGGAGCCGTCCCCGGCACAgcacctgcctgtccccagcacccGCCCGGGCGCTGTCTGGGAAGGTGCTGGCACAGGGCGGGAGCTGCGGGCGTGCTGACAAACAGGCTTGGGTGATCGCAGGCCGGTGCTGGAGTCCACACCTTGGCTCCGTTTCATTTACTGATCTAAACAAAGCCGTTGCTGCTGTCTGTATTAACCATCCTTCCGTGATCTTGAAGAGAGGAAGAGACCTCCTGGGAGTGGCTGCTCTGTAAGTCACCTTGCAGAACAGAACAGCGGTGGAGTGCACCGGGAGAACAAGGACCTCGCAGTATTTTGACTCAGCTGAGTGTGAATATTATTCCTTTGGAAGTCTTCATCAGTATTATCTACGAGAGGTCACGAACGATGATACCTTTTCTGCGTTGATGAGAAGTTGCCTCAGGAGAAGAGGGGACCTTGTCTTGGAGAAGCGAACCCGTTCCTGCAGAccgtgggagctgctggtgggatgccgtGCGCCACTTAGGAGGAGCTCAAAGCCTTGGTGCGTTTTCTTGGTGTGCTGCCTGAGCCCAGGTAAAATGAACGGACATTCTTCTCTGTGGAAGAACAGAGCCCCTGACAGGGTGGCAGCACGAGGATGAGAGCCCTTCAGGAGTGCTCCTCTCAGCCCTTGCCTGCAGCTAAACAGCCCTGGAGGGATGAGCTGAGGCCTCTGCGCTGTAGGATCAGACCATCGTCTCCCCCAGCTGGCCACCAACACAACTTTTTCAGAGGTGTCCACctacaaaaaaataatacttggATGTGGTTTGTCAGGAGCTTTACCTGCATTTTTGCTGTTACTCCAGCTCACCTTCATCAAGGTGCTGCgggaggggtggtgggatggggaggggcaGGCGTGGCTGTTGGGAAGGACCGAGGTGCGGGGCTCTCCAGTTTATTATCCTGACTCCGACAAGGGCCAAGCACCAGGAGCAGCGTCTCAGGGAAGTGTAACAAATGGGAGAGGTGTGCAGGTGTTCTGCCCTGGTGCATCTTTGGAGCAGCCGATATCTTAGATTTCCTACAAGGTGTATTCAGGAGAACGTGTGATTGTGCTTCATGGTCCCACGGTGGACCCCCCTTCCATGAATTTAATCTGTTTTGGAACCAATTTATACTTCTGCGTTGCACTGTGGCAGCGAGCCCGCTGCCTGTTGTGTCTGCTGTCCAGAAAATACTGCTGCTTTTCCTTAGATGTGTGGTGTGACCGTTCCATCTGtgtttctgctggggaaaaataaGACTGATCTTCCAAACTCACTTTTCTTGTATAGTTCAAGACCTTTTATGCCTCTCATCCATTCTTGTTGTTCTGCCATGGTGGAGAGTTGTTTCGGactgaaggtgtccctgcagcaaaGCTGTCCTCTGCCTCTGGTTGTCCTCGCCACCCTTCTCTGGAGGGCTGAGTCCTACCGTGTCCTTTCTGAGATGCGTTAGTGGGAAATCGGTGTCCCTTGGAAGATGCGTAAGATGTGGTGCCgtaatgttttctgttttactcTTTTCTGAGCAACTGCTAGCAcgttctttttgcttcttttgggCATTGAGCTGAGGCTTTTTGAGAGCTCCACAGTGACTTCAAAGTCTTTGAGATTTGGCAGCTGATTTGTACCTAGCTGCTCCATGTCGTAGCTGGGGTTACTTTTTGAGCAATCATCTGTAAATACTTTTCATTTGTTAATACTAAATTTCATACTCTATCACCCAGTATCACAAGATCCTTTGCAATTTTTCCAGCCAGCCATAGACTCTCCTGGATAATTCTGTATCACCAGCCACGCTGTCACCTAATCGTCCGTTCCCTTTCCAGGCCATTTGTGAGTGACATGACCAGTACATTCGTGTGGAAAACGAACGCTTCTTCCTAATTGAGGCCTGCTGCCAGGCATCAGTAAGCAACAGCCAGGGTAGGGTTCACATTTTAGGGGCAGTTAATAAACCCCAGCTCAGGCCTCCACCCAGAAGCTAGCCGGTCTGATGCCAAGCGAGCCAATCTTTCTAACTTAGAAGCGAGAAATGAAATGGTTTAATAACCAGTATGTACtttaagggaggaaaaagaagaaaaagaatgggaGAACAGAACAGTATTAAAATAAGTAGCTATTACTTTCTCAAAGTACAAGCATAATTATTTAAAGGTCCTTCTCCCTAGTTTAATATATAAAACTTAACATATCTATATacaatattatatatattttatgtatttatagaGAATAACATACATTTATGTATAAGTGTAAATAAAACCAGTTCAGTAGAGCAATGGCTAGAACAACTGGCAGCTCTCCCTTGCTGCAGAGACTCCCGTTCGTTGCGGTGGTGGCCGAGTCCCGGGGCGCAGCCGCCGATCCTGGCTGCTCCCCACGGCCGCTCTGCGAGCGCGGCAGCCACCTGCTCCTCCGCCATCTCGTTCTGCCCGCCGttccagctcccgcagccgctcccgcGCTGCTCGCAGCCGTCTCCTGTTCCCCACCGCTGCCATGCGAGTGAGTGACGGCCTCCGTCTCGCTGCTTTTGTTATGAAGAACGGTTGTTTGAAATGCCCTGCCCTGTTCCACCGCTGGAGCGTGAGAGTAAATGCAGGGGGTAAAGCAGCGAGGAGGGTTGCGCAGGTGCTGGCTGCGCGGAGGTGAAGTTTGCTGGGGTTGTtgctcccctccccgggggccTTCATTCGGCTCTCGCTTCCTTTGCAGACACGTGCGCAACGGGGCGGTGATCGCCCGCTGCAGCCAGCCCGAGAtcagctggtggggctggcgcAACGCGGACGACGAGTATCTCGTGACGTCCATTGCCAAAGCCTGTGCCTTGAACCCCGGAGTAAAGGTGCCCGGTGGCGTGCCGCACAGCGGGAGCTGCGACGGCAGCGAGGCCTGCGATGCCGACTTCGGTGAGACAGCTTAttcccttctcctctctcctcaATGTGTGAATTATTCGGTGCTTCCTACGCGTAGGTgttgccgctgctgctgccaacaGGGCTGTTACAATGCGAGGTTTAAGCCCGGTATCCAGACGGATCATCGGGGCCGTGCCACACCTGGACTGGGGTGTGAGGGATGGGTCTCTGGGCTCGTGGGAGGAGAAGTGCCGGGAGCTCAGTCCGTCCCTGTCTCTGCAGACTCATCCCTGACCGCGTGTTCAGGCGTGGAGAACGCAGGAACTCCTCAGAAGCTGCTGATTCTGGATGCCAGGTCCTACACTGCAGCTGTGGCCAACAGAGCCAAGGGAGGCGGCTGCGAATGTGAAGGTACAGAGGGCTAAGCACATCCCAGAACACCTTCCTCTCGGCCCTGCTTTGTCCAGCGGGCCCTAGAGCACAGCTTGGGGTCGGCTCAGCGTTCTGGTGCTCCACCTCTGGAAGCACATCCCCCTTCTTGCTCATGCAAAGTCCGTTATTCCAAATATATTGCTGCTGGCCCACAAGGATTTTGTAGGAAAAACGTCCTCCCTGGAGAGCGGGGCGGCTGAGGCGGGGGTGCGGAGGCGGgtgcggcggcggcagcagcgctcTCTGAGTGTTTCCCTCTCTTGTCGCGTGCAGAGTATTACCCAAACTGCGAAGTGGTGTTCATGGGCATGGCCAACATCCACTCCATCCGCAACAGCTTCCAGTACCTGCGTGCTGTCTGCAGCCAGGTGCCGGACCCCAGCAAGTAAGTGACTTCTCTCTAGCGGAGTCTGACGCTGTATCTGTTAATGACTCAgcgttttttttcctcacttttgcTTTATCCTGTCCCGGGTTTCTACCTCAGAAAACGGAGGGATAGGAAAGTGCTCACGGTGCTCGTAGGCAGCTGGTTTTGGCCGCTGGTAATCCAGAAGGGATTGCAGCACTGCCTCGGTGTCGTTTGGCTGCGTGTGTCCTCTGAGGGTTTCTAAAATGCAGCTGCATCTGGGAAAAACTGAAATTGGGGGTTGGATTCCTTGCActttttcccaggctggctggctCCTCTTGAGCATGTTTTAGAAAAAGCTGATTTTCACTGAGGACTCTAAAAAGACTGAGGTTAAAAtatatgttttgttttggtttgttttccacgGGAGAGCTAAGCAGCCATTTTCTTGCCTTTTGCGCTCCTTCTAGCTGGCTTTCAGCCCTGGAGAGTACCAagtggctgcagcacctctctgTCATGCTGAAGGCAGCGGTGCTGGTCTCCAGTGCGGTTGACAGAGAAGGGCGTCCGGTGCTGGTTCATTGCTCCGACGGCTGGGACAGGACCCCGCAGATCGTAGCGCTGGCAAAGATTCTCCTGGACCCTTACTACAGGACCATGGAGGTAGGAGCTGTGCTACGCTGCTGGTTCGTGTCCgttcaaaggcagctttggtcTCGGGGTCTgcggaggaaggagcagggtcGCGTTTGGCAATGGGTTTGGTGGcgtttcagagctgctgctgtgggtgtTGGGTTTTTCCATGTTCTCCTGGTGTGTTTGGTGAGCTGTACCCGACTCCTCTGCCCAGCTTGGCGAGGTACTGTGGTGAATAACCTGTTGGGTTCAAGGTTCAGCTGATTCCCTGCTCTTAATCGTGCCTGTTCTCCAGGCTGTTTGTTGTATAGAAACAACAGCCGTTCGTTTGTCTGGCAGCCTCTGACACTCGGGTAGCTTTGCTCCCACCCCACGCGCCCGTGGAGGCTCCTCTCCAGCCCTCCCGAAGTCCTGTGCCCGCCTGGCGCTGCTGGCCGATGGGGCTTGCCTTGGcctgctgcgtgcctccagcagagcgTCTGCAGCGAGgttggttttctttgcttttcttcacaggGCTTCCAGGTGCTTGTTGAATCAGATTGGCTGGATTTTGGTCACAAGTTTGGTGATCGCTGTGGTCACCAGGAGAAGGTCGAAGATCAGAACGAGCAGTGCCCAGTTTTTCTCCAGTGGCTGGACGCTGTTCATCAGCTTCTGAAGCAGTTTCCTTGCCTCTTTGAATTTAACGAAGCTTTTCTGGTAAGAAATATGCGTGGAAACATCTATTTATCCGCTTGCCAGATGTGAGCAGAGGCAGGGGGAGGCCATGATATTTTACAGTGTTGCagttgaaagaaaacaagaattgaATTCTATAAAAACAGCGAAGTGTCTGGGTAGCATTTGGGCTCTCCGCTGGCGTCCCTGGCACACCTTTGCTCTCTGGGTCCAGCCCTGCCCCTCGGTCGCGGTCTTTTGAGCTGGTTCTGTGCATGTGAGGCTTTTGCCAGCCTCCGTTTAGCTGCTTgtgatctcctcctcctcctcccagaggGTACTGCAGGCTCACAGTACCTGGCAGCCTGCACAGCGATGAAGGGTTTGTATTCTCTGGTTTCTTCGAATCGCTGCTTCTCCGGGTCCCTTTCTAGCCCAGTGAATTCAGATACTGTCAGCAGCACGGTTCCGATTGAAAGCCTGATTTCCATATCTCAGAGCAACAGAgactgaaacattaaaaaaaaaagggggggggggggaatcgggAAACGATAGCTATTAATCTCTCCCTTATCAAATAATACAGGTTGGGGTTACAGAGGGAGGGGTGTGGTATTAATTGACTGTTGTTTTCACATTGTCCTGATTCCTGCTGCTGTCCCCTCTCTGTCCTGCCctgggtggcagaggacagcggtCGGGTCACCGGCTGGGTGGGACGCGCACGAGCCGTCCCGGAGGGGTGGAAGACGCTTCCCCCGTAGGCAGGAGACGCCGTCTCCCACCGCCCTGACGGTTGTTCCCCTTCGCTGCTGCAGGTGAAGCTGGTGCAGCACACGTATTCCTGCCTCTACGGCACCTTCCTGGGGAACAGCCCCTGCGAGCGAGAGATGCACAACATCTACAAGCGGACCTGCTCCGTGTGGTCCCTCCTGCGGGCTGGCAATAAGAACTTCCACAATCTGCTCTACATGCCGGGCTCTGAGCAGGTCAGtagcgctcccggccccgcttccCAGGCTTTCTGCCTGCCGGGCACCAGGGACCGTGTGGGGAGAGCTTGGAGGGGTTTCCTCTTGAGTTCTTCTCTGCTCATAAGTGGTTGTTGCAGGTGCTGCATCCAGTGTGCCACGTGCGAGCGCTGCACGTCTGGACAGCAGTGTATCTCCCAGCTTCCTCGCCGCATCCTCTGGGCCAGGATGAGATGGACATTTACCTGCCGCCTGGAGCGCAGAGCCAGGAGTTCAGTGGCAGGTGTTTGGACAGGTAAGAGCCTAGAGCTCCAGTCCCAAGTTGCCGCCGACCCACAGGCCTGCTTTGTAGTTCCTCTGTTTTACCTGTTGTTCTCATCTTCTCTGTGGAGAGCAAGAGCTCTGTAGCGTTGTCCCAGCCACTTGGAGAAGAAGGTGtacagctgcctgctgcagctttAGAGGCAGACCGGGGAGGCCACGCTGTAGTGCTGTGCCTTTCAGCCCGTGCTGCTGCACCACCCGTCCCCACCCACCTCACCATCTGTAGTTAAGAACATTTCCCTCCCCTCATCGCAGTTTCAACTGAAATGAGGGAAGCTTCAGGAGTTACATTTTGAGATATCTTCGCTTTTTGGGTTCTAGATTACCAAAGACAAGATCTATGGATGACCTGCTCTCAGCCTGCGACTCCAGCAGCCCGCTGACCCGCACGTCCAGCGATCCAAACCTGAACAACCACTGCCAGGAGGTCCGGGTGGGCCTGGAAGCCCGGCATGCCCCCGCTGAGGGAGCCGAGCTGCACTCGGGCGAAGGCAGCACGGTGCCTGCGGCAGAGACGCGGCAGGATGAGGAGCAAGAGGAAAGCGCTCCCCTGCACGCCAGCCTTGTGGAGCACGAAGGGCACAGCAAGCAGCTGAGCAGCTGGGCTTCCGTGCCGGCAAGCAGCGTCTCTCCGGAGGCAGAAAAGGGAAATGGAACGTGCATGGAGGAGCTGGATGGCATGTGTCCAGCTCCAAATCCTTCAGGACAGGAAAATGTTGACAGGGTTTCCACCGGTTCCGGCAAGCAATTAGAAAACGGTCCCCAGGAGCCTTTGAAGGCTACTGGTGTGGTGTCTAGTGGAGGAGGCTGCCCCAAGAGCAACACCGCCTGCCAAGACATTCCCAGCCAGGAGTCCCTGGCACCAAGTGCCCCTTGTCAGGACACCCCAGGACCTGCAACGGGCACGCCCTGCCCAGACAAAGGCAAAGGCGATGCTGGAAGGAGTGTGCCCTGCGAGGAGCCTGCCCGGCTGGCGAGAACCCCGCTAGAGCACTGGCGCAAGCCCATTTCCCAGAGCCAAAGCAGCGAGTTCTCCTTCCTGGGGTCCAACTGGGACAGTTTTCAAGGGATGGTGACATCGCTCCCGAGTGGGGAGCCGGCACCCAGGCACCTCCTCTCCTACGGCTGCTGTAGCAAGAGGCTGAGCGGCAGAGCTCTGCGGGCACCAGGCCTGTGCCTCAGTGGCCAGTGGTCTGCCAGGGAAGGGGCGAAGCCCTCGGGCTGCTCTGGCCACGCCAGCACTCATTTTGCGAGCCCCGCGGGGAAGCCCAGCCGTTCGTGGCTGCCCTGCCACCTAAAACAAGCGTCTGGTCCCAAGCACGTGCCGCCAAAATGTCCCTCTCCCGTGCCTCCTCTGTACCTGGACGACGACGGGCTGCCCTTCCCCACGGATGTGATCCAGCACCGGCTGCGGCAGATTGAGGCCGGCTACAAGCAGGAGGTGGAACAGCTGCGCAGGCAGGTGCGGGAGCTGCAGCTGCGCCTGGACATCCGCCACTTCTGCGCCCCTCCGGCCGAGCCCCCCATGGACTACGAGGACGACTTTGTAAGTAACTGCCGCCAGCGCCCCGGCTCCCGCAGCGCTCGTCCCGCACCCCTCGCTCCGCCCTCTCCCGCCTGCTCTTCTCGGTCCCTTCCTTTTGGAGCGGGTGGTCAGGATCGTTCCTGTGCTTCCTcggccctgctcccctcctctccGTGCGCTGTGTCCTCGTGCCACCCAGAGGTATCTCTGCTGCTTGAGGgccgagcagcagctcctgggtggTCATGAACGCTTCTGCCTTTGTTCCTGAGACACCCCTGTGCCCCTCGCGAGCACCgagtgggcagagaggaacctgatgaggttcaacagggtcctgcacctggggaggaacaaccccaggcaccagtacaggctggggtggacctgctggagagcagctctgcggagagggactgggagtgctgggggatgacagggtgaccatgagccagcagcgtgccctgggtgccaagaaggccaatgggatcctggggtgcatcacgaggagtgtgggcagcagggcgagggaggttctcctccccctctgctctgccctggtgaggccccatctgcagtgctgtgtccagtgctgggctccccagatcaagaaagatgaggagctactggagagagtccagcgcagggctacgaggatgatgaggggactggagcatctctcctacgaggagaggctgagggagctgggcttgttcagcctggagaagagaaggctgagaggggacctaatagatttttataaatatctgcaggatgggtgtcaggaggatggggccagactcttttcagtggtgcccagtgacaggacaaggggcaatgggcacaaactgaagcagaggaagctccagctgaacccgaggaagaacttcttccctctgagggtgacagagccctggcccaggctgcccagaggggctgtggagtctccttctctggagatattccagccccgcctggacgcggtgctgtgcagcctgctctgggtgaccctgcttgggcagggggttgggctgggtgacccacagaggtcccttccaaccccgaccacgcCGTGATTCTGAGTGCGGCCAGCGCGGGGAGTGCCCGGGGCTCTGCGACTGAGGCAGCTGAGGGGATGCGTGGCTTTGTGTCTTTCTGCAGACCTGTCTGAAGGAATCGGATGGCAGCGACACTGAGGATTTCTGTTCTGATCACAGCGAAGACTGTTTGTCAGAAGCGAGCTGGGAGCCTGTCGACAAGAAGGAGACTGAGGTACGTGCCCTGTTACGGCAgctgcagtgcagcagcagagTGTTTCTTTGCCACTAACTTTAGTGGTTACGGCAGCAGAGAGTGGGCTGGAAGCAAGGCCGAGAGCAGCCACCCTTGTCCTGTAACAcgtcctctgctgctgctgtgcccgaTAAGAGGGGACCTGTGGGGTGGGCTCGCTCTGAGCTAGCCTGTTGCAGTCCAAAGCCACACCTCGGCCTGCGCTGGGGTCCCGAGACCTGCTCGTTGCGGTGTTACAAACTCCGGGCTGGTCTGATGAGGACTGGTGTCTGCCCTAGGTCACGCGGTGGGTTCCGGACCACATGGCCTCGCATTGTTTTAACTGCGATTGTGAATTCTGGCTGGCCAAACGGAGGCATCACTGCAGGTAAACAAACTTATCGCTGTAGTTCCTCTCTTCTTCTCAGCCTGTTCCTCGCAAAGGACTGTCGGTGATGTTCGTTCCCTCCAGCTCCCAGGAGAAAGTTTTAGGTCTTTCCTTTATTTGTCAGGCCCTGCAAATTTCCATTCTACATTGTTCTTGGTTCTGTTTTACCAAGGCCTTTGATCCTTCTCCTGGGTACTAACGTCCATCGGTCCCTTTTTGGTGCTAGCCAGTTGGCTTGCGCTGGAGACCACAGCAGAGACTTCAAGAAATGTGTTGACAGGCCAGGGGTAAGGCTGGTCCTTTGCCCCTGAACTGGATCCTTTGTGCCTGCTGAAGTTTTGCTCTGGTGTTCCCAGCTCTCTTTTTCACTGGTTTTCTTGCTCCTTGACAGGAACTGCGGGAACGTGTTTTGTGCTGGTTGCTGCCACCTGAAGTTGCCCATCCCTGATCAGCAGCTGTATGACCCTGTCCTCGTCTGTAACTCCTGTTACGACCACATCCAAGTGTCTCGTGCCAGGGAGCTCATGAGCCAACATCTGAAGAAACCCATCGCCACGGCTtccagctgaatgccagacaagGGACCTGTCTAAGCCCAGCCTTTTCTCTCGTGGGTTTGAAGGGTGACTCTGCCTCCACTGTAATGGTGAAGGCCGTTGGTGCAACACGTGAACACCAAGCTTGAATGCACTGTCTTCAGCAGTCTTACgatcagcctggagcagaggagctcAGATCAGAGCCTGGTGTGTGTCCCCGCTCTGGTACCGGCGGGCCCGTGCATTGTAGCCTGACGACCTAGGGCTAAAGAAGGGATCGCAACCTCTTCCTTTTGTGGGCTGGAAAGCAATGTTCTCACAGCTATTGCCTGTGCAAAGTACCCCCAAAGCAATAGAAAGGCATGTTTAGAACCAACTCCCCCTACAAAGGCAGGCTGCTGCGCGAGAAGGACGAGGGCAGACTCCGTGGGCTTCGGAAGGGCCTCAGCCTGGAGCACTTCTGTGGATTCTCTTTCCATGAGTGTGATTTGCGATCAGCTTGGCGAACAAGACTCGTTAGCCGTCACCAATTGATTTTCCTCTTGAGCGTTGAAGAGAGATTCGTTCTGGCTGAAAACGGGCCGAGCAGATTTTGCCCGTTTTCACGCTGCGTGAGGATGGGTGAACGCCCTTGACTCTGCCCCTGCCCCCGACCCTGCGGGGAGACGGGCGATCGGCTTCTTCACttccgcgctgcccgcccgctcTGTCTGTGGTCGTGTCACAGCCTGGTGCTGGCACAGGAATGGCACCCTGATCCTCTCCTGGCATGGAAACAGAACTCGTGTTCCTGTGTTGCTCCTCCTCCCCTTTTCTGCCCTCGGCTCTCCACTTCCTACTGCTCTTTATCCTGAAAACTTGATACCTTGAGGGTATAGGCCATAATGTGTTGTTTTACCTCCTGGAATGTGCTGTCTGGTGTATGTGAGGGTTTCAGTCCAAATGCTGCTATATATTTCTGTGCACTTAATGTAACCCGAAGAAGGGAGAATGAAGCGTCGATACCAAAACAGGGGTGGGGAAGGACACTGGCTGATGTAGACACTAC harbors:
- the LOC142359848 gene encoding phosphatidylinositol-3,5-bisphosphate 3-phosphatase MTMR4-like; this translates as MQGVKQRGGLRRCWLRGGEVCWGCCSPPRGPSFGSRFLCRHVRNGAVIARCSQPEISWWGWRNADDEYLVTSIAKACALNPGVKVPGGVPHSGSCDGSEACDADFDSSLTACSGVENAGTPQKLLILDARSYTAAVANRAKGGGCECEEYYPNCEVVFMGMANIHSIRNSFQYLRAVCSQVPDPSNWLSALESTKWLQHLSVMLKAAVLVSSAVDREGRPVLVHCSDGWDRTPQIVALAKILLDPYYRTMEGFQVLVESDWLDFGHKFGDRCGHQEKVEDQNEQCPVFLQWLDAVHQLLKQFPCLFEFNEAFLVKLVQHTYSCLYGTFLGNSPCEREMHNIYKRTCSVWSLLRAGNKNFHNLLYMPGSEQVLHPVCHVRALHVWTAVYLPASSPHPLGQDEMDIYLPPGAQSQEFSGRCLDRLPKTRSMDDLLSACDSSSPLTRTSSDPNLNNHCQEVRVGLEARHAPAEGAELHSGEGSTVPAAETRQDEEQEESAPLHASLVEHEGHSKQLSSWASVPASSVSPEAEKGNGTCMEELDGMCPAPNPSGQENVDRVSTGSGKQLENGPQEPLKATGVVSSGGGCPKSNTACQDIPSQESLAPSAPCQDTPGPATGTPCPDKGKGDAGRSVPCEEPARLARTPLEHWRKPISQSQSSEFSFLGSNWDSFQGMVTSLPSGEPAPRHLLSYGCCSKRLSGRALRAPGLCLSGQWSAREGAKPSGCSGHASTHFASPAGKPSRSWLPCHLKQASGPKHVPPKCPSPVPPLYLDDDGLPFPTDVIQHRLRQIEAGYKQEVEQLRRQVRELQLRLDIRHFCAPPAEPPMDYEDDFTCLKESDGSDTEDFCSDHSEDCLSEASWEPVDKKETEVTRWVPDHMASHCFNCDCEFWLAKRRHHCRNCGNVFCAGCCHLKLPIPDQQLYDPVLVCNSCYDHIQVSRARELMSQHLKKPIATASS